In Camelina sativa cultivar DH55 chromosome 17, Cs, whole genome shotgun sequence, the genomic stretch ttttgaactctagttattaaaaataattttattgtatacttggatataaaatcttaattttgaaattctgattggtttctattttttaaaatatttagtaattatcgtccataattttattagagataaaaaatatttttttttacttaatctgtatttttaaaaaatcttagctgttaatttttttttttttttttaaccacaaattagttttgatttgaatagattttttttagtttgctagattttttttatctctcagcttttttgctttttaattaattatatttatttaattaattaattaatcttaattaaaattttctaatggcaattaaTATAGTAGCATACATGAGTGTCTGTCTATAGATACTAAAATGAAAGCCATTTATTCGAGCTTCTATATTTCGAATTGATTACGTATGCCCAGTGCCGCTGGTTATCACACTGGTCAGATAGGAACATTGAATAAGAAAAATTGTACTCGAGTACGAACCAAACAATTCTCTGAACTAAATGAACATTATTATTTCCTGTGTGTTCTGATGTGATATTGAAGAAACGTGACAGGAAAAGAGCTATACGCCTAAGTATGAGAAGCTAATCTTTACATGTAAAAGAATTTGTACAGAAGAACGAAAAATGTTAGAAATCATCAGCGCGGTGGATCTCGCCCATAAGAATTCGATTGCTAGTGACTTTGAAACCGAGAAGAGCTGGATCTATCTGCTTCCCtttcttccctttcttcttcccaCCTCCACCTTTGCTTCCTTCGGTTGTATTAGTTGACTCTACCGCCACCTTCTTCATGCTATTACTCTTCTTCAACATCTCACTGAATGACGGCTCTGCAGTCATCCCTTTGTTTCCCGCTGCTCCTGATTCCCGTCTCACACCTCCTGATGATAAAATGAGACTcatcttgttaaaaaaaatgccCAAAAGACACAAAAGCACACTTGATGAGTTACATACCTTCTATCCCACTATAAGAACTTGCTGTCCTGCTAGCTGTGTCAGACATACGCTCGAGCAATCCTTCatgtgatgatgaagaatggGATGAAGGAGGCCTTTTTAACAAAACTGATTCCTGCCCATGTGATGGCACTACCAACCTACAAACAATCACTTCAAACTTTAATCGGCAGGTATATAGAGGTAAACTAAAGGCTTAACTTATTCAATCTACTGGTGCTAAAATGTCAGAATACAAAAGTTACCTATCTTTCCTTCTATCTTCTCCAACCACGTTATCACTGTATTGGTCTGCAGCAACATAATATCAGGATAAGCCTTCATAATAACAAAGTAAAAATCAACCTTCCAAACCATGAACGCAGGGAAGACCATATCTTAAATGATGCAATTACTGTAAAAGATATGTATATACCAGAGATATTGAAAGAAGACTGTTGTTGGCCACGCGTAACAACAGGAAGCTCCCCTTGAACCAGAGAGTCTAATACTGCTTGCTTGCCCATTCTGTCTTGGGCTTCAAATGACATCATCCTTCCCATTCCCTCATTTTTTGGCGGCACATTGTTCCACGTTTTGATGTCATTTGCGTCCTTGTTCATAGCAAACATATTACTAAAGGCTTGACCTTCATTCTGAGTGGACCGTCCACCATCGATAATTCCAGAAAGCAAGGAATTATTACGGTGCAACGATCCCATATTGTTCCTATCTCCCGGTATTCTGTTGACCTGTTCCTCAGATAATGACCGAGCCCCAAAGGCAGATGAAGCGTTTAGACTACCACCATGGTCCGCAAGGCCACCATGCGTTTGAATCCCTGGGGTAAGGCCTGAAGGAGCCATCCTGTCATAAGTATCCCCGAGGTTCATGCTTGGTGACTCAGTAGATTGATGGCCGGGTCTCTGGTGAAGCAACTCCATAAAGAGCTGCTTTGACTTGTCGTTTGTCGATCCACCTACCATCCAAGAGTTGGAATCTTCACCCTGTCTTCTAATTTCCGACCTCATTTGATGATGTTCAGTTTCCATATTTGATCTACGAAATTGAGATTCGGCCCAGTCACCAGCTAGCTGTGTATCGGCTCCAGACCAGCGTCCTTCCATTGGTTCCAGTTGTGAAAAATGTGGTTCACCCAATGGTAAACGGGGATTCTGATGGTTGAAACCATGAGTGGAATTTCCCAATCTGCCAGAAGATTGCATATGGGCAGTAGCATCCCGCAACTCAAGACCCTGAGAGAGACCAAGACCATTTACTGCATCCAGATTAATCCCCGATGCTGATCGCTCAAATGGAAGACCGTGCTCGAATAATTCTTGTCGAAGTTGTTGCTGATATGAAAGGTTCCGCTCAAGTTGACCAAACTGATCCTCAAAGGGTGGCCTCTGCTGATGTTGATTAAACTCTAACGGTCTAAATCCTGCAGAAGAGCGCGACCGGTTGATCCCAGAATGAGTTCTTAGAAGCTGATCATTATGGTCAGACGGCCACAGAGGGTCAATATGTCTCTGTTCCTCCAGTAATGAATTGTGCCTCACACCATTTGCCAATTGCATAAGCTGCTCTTGCTGAAGCAGCTGGTACTCCAAAGACCGTATTGGATCAGATTGCAGTTGTCCATGTTGAGATTGCATTTGTCCATATTGAGATTGCTTTTGTGTTGAAAGTAGCTGTTCAAGCAGCTCCCTTTGGTGGCCTTCATGTAACAGCTGCCCAAAATTGCCTCCGGCAAGTTGCTCATTGTATGGTGCGAAATTTTGTGACGGATGGCCAGAACTATTTTGCAATTCATTCATCAGATGCTGCTCTAACAACATCTGATCAACACTGTTGGACCGAGGGAAGTCATGTGACTGCCCGAACCTTGAATCAGGAGTCTGTCCTTGTAAAATCTGTTGAAAATGTAATTGACGAGCATGGGACTGCTGTTGCTCCTGTAAGAGCTTCTGATGTAACTGATGCTCTTGTTGTAGCTGATGCTGTTGCAACTGAATCTTCTGCTGCTGTTGCAATTGAAGCTTCTGCTGCTGTTGCAACTGCATCTTCTGTTGATGCTGCATCTGGAAAGCTATTAAATGCTCCAGATCCTGAGCTTGATCTCCTAAATGTAATTGTGATAGCATATCCCGATTCTGGAATTGCTGTTGGTGAAGTTGATTTGATGGAAGTTGATCCCCATGGCTAAAGAAGTTGGATTCATGTTCAAACTGTGACATACGGTTAGCAGCCAGACTATCGAGGGACATGGTGGGGTCAATTTGTGTATTTCTTCGGGAATTGATGGGACGGTTGTCTATTGAACTGGTAAGCTCCTCCATTGCACCATAAGACCTGTTTGATAAATGGTTAACTGGTGTACTACCGCTCTCTAGTTCAGACCACAATACACCAAAGGGGTGCAGCGTATTCTCATTCTGATTACGAGTAGCAGCCTTAGTTGATTCAACAGGAATAGCAGACTGGCCAGGAAATTCCATTAAAGCATCATGAATACTTGTAGAAGATTTTATTGATGATGCATAACCAGAACCTCCAGCTCTTCCTGGGAATACAATTTctgatttagaaaaaaatacaaaaaacattCTTAGTCTTGATGAACACAAAGAGATTAATATGCACATGAAAGCTTCACCACAAGTATATGAAACCCAAAGAAAGACAAATGTCCTAGCTCGCAAATGCACACAAATGAGAAAAGGTTAGCAGCAGAAATATACCTTCATCTTGGGCAGAGAAGTCCAAGAAACTTCGGTCCTCAGCATGTGGTGGTTTCACATAAACTTCAGACTCAGATATTCTCTGAAAATTATCCTGAGCTGAAGGGTTGTTATACGCAGAAAAAGAACGCGACGTGGCAGTTATAGAGGATGAATCATTGGATTCTGCTACAGGTGCAATTGATAAACCAGCGTCTG encodes the following:
- the LOC104757065 gene encoding uncharacterized protein LOC104757065 isoform X2 is translated as MAEGKFDLPDDLVFSKSSDHLKELASDNNIPLSPQWLYTKSSDSKMDVRSPTPVPMGNPSDPNLKDAWRLDAPEDKKDWRKIVPENETSRRWREEERETGLLGVRKADRRKTERRIDNVPTTRETGDTKTTASSDRWHDVTSRAAVHEPRRDNKWSSRWGPDDKEKETRSEKVDNNNKDKEEPHSESQSVVSSIRATSERDSDPRDKWRPRHRMEAQSAGPTSYRAAPGFGLDRGRAEGPNLGFTVGRGRASAVGRGSSTSSIGAAACTFLGNESIPGKQSASASMFRYPRGKLLDLYRTQKPDSSLGRIPSEMEEVASITQVALINPLAFIAPDADEEASLNGIWKGRIISSEVYTPSEEESSGENSMGETRADSSLVGFVNGDNVSMQNSDSGLLGSQNGGLGGASSVSRNSVASESYGPVGADYQLSHGSPEAVRSAFTKSAALDGSESVVASFEQDYMGKLQQPDIEVNHSEGAMPPEEFLFLYIDPQGVIQGPFIGSDIISWFEQGFFGTDLQVRLANAPEGTPFQDLGRVMSYLKAESIDAHISDQKNELEETTLKADSDAGLSIAPVAESNDSSSITATSRSFSAYNNPSAQDNFQRISESEVYVKPPHAEDRSFLDFSAQDEGRAGGSGYASSIKSSTSIHDALMEFPGQSAIPVESTKAATRNQNENTLHPFGVLWSELESGSTPVNHLSNRSYGAMEELTSSIDNRPINSRRNTQIDPTMSLDSLAANRMSQFEHESNFFSHGDQLPSNQLHQQQFQNRDMLSQLHLGDQAQDLEHLIAFQMQHQQKMQLQQQQKLQLQQQQKIQLQQHQLQQEHQLHQKLLQEQQQSHARQLHFQQILQGQTPDSRFGQSHDFPRSNSVDQMLLEQHLMNELQNSSGHPSQNFAPYNEQLAGGNFGQLLHEGHQRELLEQLLSTQKQSQYGQMQSQHGQLQSDPIRSLEYQLLQQEQLMQLANGVRHNSLLEEQRHIDPLWPSDHNDQLLRTHSGINRSRSSAGFRPLEFNQHQQRPPFEDQFGQLERNLSYQQQLRQELFEHGLPFERSASGINLDAVNGLGLSQGLELRDATAHMQSSGRLGNSTHGFNHQNPRLPLGEPHFSQLEPMEGRWSGADTQLAGDWAESQFRRSNMETEHHQMRSEIRRQGEDSNSWMVGGSTNDKSKQLFMELLHQRPGHQSTESPSMNLGDTYDRMAPSGLTPGIQTHGGLADHGGSLNASSAFGARSLSEEQVNRIPGDRNNMGSLHRNNSLLSGIIDGGRSTQNEGQAFSNMFAMNKDANDIKTWNNVPPKNEGMGRMMSFEAQDRMGKQAVLDSLVQGELPVVTRGQQQSSFNISDQYSDNVVGEDRRKDRLVVPSHGQESVLLKRPPSSHSSSSHEGLLERMSDTASRTASSYSGIEGGVRRESGAAGNKGMTAEPSFSEMLKKSNSMKKVAVESTNTTEGSKGGGGKKKGKKGKQIDPALLGFKVTSNRILMGEIHRADDF
- the LOC104757065 gene encoding uncharacterized protein LOC104757065 isoform X1, coding for MAEGKFDLPDDLVFSKSSDHLKELASDNNIPLSPQWLYTKSSDSKMDVRSPTPVPMGNPSDPNLKDAWRLDAPEDKKDWRKIVPENETSRRWREEERETGLLGVRKADRRKTERRIDNVPTTRETGDTKTTASSDRWHDVTSRAAVHEPRRDNKWSSRWGPDDKEKETRSEKVDNNNKDKEEPHSESQSVVSSIRATSERDSDPRDKWRPRHRMEAQSAGPTSYRAAPGFGLDRGRAEGPNLGFTVGRGRASAVGRGSSTSSIGAAACTFLGNESIPGKQSASASMFRYPRGKLLDLYRTQKPDSSLGRIPSEMEEVASITQVALINPLAFIAPDADEEASLNGIWKGRIISSEVYTPSEEESSGENSMGETRADSSLVGFVNGDNVSMQNSDSGLLGSQNGGLGGASSVSRNSVASESYGPVGADYQLSHGSPEAVRSAFTKSAALDGSESVVASFEQDYMGKLQQPDIEVNHSEGAMPPEEFLFLYIDPQGVIQGPFIGSDIISWFEQGFFGTDLQVRLANAPEGTPFQDLGRVMSYLKAESIDAHISDQKNELEETTLKADSDAGLSIAPVAESNDSSSITATSRSFSAYNNPSAQDNFQRISESEVYVKPPHAEDRSFLDFSAQDEEIVFPGRAGGSGYASSIKSSTSIHDALMEFPGQSAIPVESTKAATRNQNENTLHPFGVLWSELESGSTPVNHLSNRSYGAMEELTSSIDNRPINSRRNTQIDPTMSLDSLAANRMSQFEHESNFFSHGDQLPSNQLHQQQFQNRDMLSQLHLGDQAQDLEHLIAFQMQHQQKMQLQQQQKLQLQQQQKIQLQQHQLQQEHQLHQKLLQEQQQSHARQLHFQQILQGQTPDSRFGQSHDFPRSNSVDQMLLEQHLMNELQNSSGHPSQNFAPYNEQLAGGNFGQLLHEGHQRELLEQLLSTQKQSQYGQMQSQHGQLQSDPIRSLEYQLLQQEQLMQLANGVRHNSLLEEQRHIDPLWPSDHNDQLLRTHSGINRSRSSAGFRPLEFNQHQQRPPFEDQFGQLERNLSYQQQLRQELFEHGLPFERSASGINLDAVNGLGLSQGLELRDATAHMQSSGRLGNSTHGFNHQNPRLPLGEPHFSQLEPMEGRWSGADTQLAGDWAESQFRRSNMETEHHQMRSEIRRQGEDSNSWMVGGSTNDKSKQLFMELLHQRPGHQSTESPSMNLGDTYDRMAPSGLTPGIQTHGGLADHGGSLNASSAFGARSLSEEQVNRIPGDRNNMGSLHRNNSLLSGIIDGGRSTQNEGQAFSNMFAMNKDANDIKTWNNVPPKNEGMGRMMSFEAQDRMGKQAVLDSLVQGELPVVTRGQQQSSFNISDQYSDNVVGEDRRKDRLVVPSHGQESVLLKRPPSSHSSSSHEGLLERMSDTASRTASSYSGIEGGVRRESGAAGNKGMTAEPSFSEMLKKSNSMKKVAVESTNTTEGSKGGGGKKKGKKGKQIDPALLGFKVTSNRILMGEIHRADDF
- the LOC104757065 gene encoding uncharacterized protein LOC104757065 isoform X3; protein product: MAEGKFDLPDDLVFSKSSDHLKELASDNNIPLSPQWLYTKSSDSKMDVRSPTPVPMGNPSDPNLKDAWRLDAPEDKKDWRKIVPENETSRRWREEERETGLLGVRKADRRKTERRIDNVPTTRETGDTKTTASSDRWHDVTSRAAVHEPRRDNKWSSRWGPDDKEKETRSEKVDNNNKDKEEPHSESQSVVSSIRATSERDSDPRDKWRPRHRMEAQSAGPTSYRAAPGFGLDRGRAEGPNLGFTVGRGRASAVGRGSSTSSIGAAACTFLGNESIPGKQSASASMFRYPRGKLLDLYRTQKPDSSLGRIPSEMEEVASITQVALINPLAFIAPDADEEASLNGIWKGRIISSEVYTPSEEESSGENSMGETRADSSLVGFVNGDNVSMQNSDSGLLGSQNGGLGGASSVSRNSVASESYGPVGADYQLSHGSPEAVRSAFTKSAALDGSESVVASFEQDYMGKLQQPDIEVNHSEGAMPPEEFLFLYIDPQGVIQGPFIGSDIISWFEQGFFGTDLQVRLANAPEGTPFQDLGRVMSYLKAESIDAHISDQKNELEETTLKADSDAGLSIAPVAESNDSSSITATSRSFSAYNNPSAQDNFQRISESEVYVKPPHAEDRSFLDFSAQDEEIVFPGRAGGSGYASSIKSSTSIHDALMEFPGQSAIPVESTKAATRNQNENTLHPFGVLWSELESGSTPVNHLSNRSYGAMEELTSSIDNRPINSRRNTQIDPTMSLDSLAANRMSQFEHESNFFSHGDQLPSNQLHQQQFQNRDMLSQLHLGDQAQDLEHLIAFQMQHQQKMQLQQQQKLQLQQQQKIQLQQHQLQQEHQLHQKLLQEQQQSHARQLHFQQILQGQTPDSRFGQSHDFPRSNSVDQMLLEQHLMNELQNSSGHPSQNFAPYNEQLAGGNFGQLLHEGHQRELLEQLLSTQKQSQYGQMQSQHGQLQSDPIRSLEYQLLQQEQLMQLANGVRHNSLLEEQRHIDPLWPSDHNDQLLRTHSGINRSRSSAGFRPLEFNQHQQRPPFEDQFGQLERNLSYQQQLRQELFEHGLPFERSASGINLDAVNGLGLSQGLELRDATAHMQSSGRLGNSTHGFNHQNPRLPLGEPHFSQLEPMEGRWSGADTQLAGDWAESQFRRSNMETEHHQMRSEIRRQGEDSNSWMVGGSTNDKSKQLFMELLHQRPGHQSTESPSMNLGDTYDRMAPSGLTPGIQTHGGLADHGGSLNASSAFGARSLSEEQVNRIPGDRNNMGSLHRNNSLLSGIIDGGRSTQNEGQAFSNMFAMNKDANDIKTWNNVPPKNEGMGRMMSFEAQDRMGKQAVLDSLVQGELPVVTRGQQQSSFNISGLS